A genomic region of Pseudovibrio sp. Tun.PSC04-5.I4 contains the following coding sequences:
- the dctP gene encoding TRAP transporter substrate-binding protein DctP has product MILIALKTTLALATIVGGMSAVSMAQAKTLKISHIRPQGATVDLEVKDLSKQLEALTEGNLKLKIFAASALGDYTTVQERISVGAIDMAVQPAATAVERKMQISAFPYVAENWAQAQKIYGPGGAIHDAMKGLYAKQDITMLAAYPVYFGGIALNREAVSPGDPNVSKGIKVRVPGIKSFQLTADALGYISSPIPFSEAFTSVQTGVVDGVVGSGAEGYYASFRDVAKTYIPVNTHFEVWYLIINSESLADLDDSSRAALIEAAKEFEAKRWSKAESDQGAFEQKLAGYGATIVPLSDDELAAAAKKVRTEVWPQILSDIGAEWGQSILDKIEK; this is encoded by the coding sequence ATGATTTTAATAGCATTAAAAACCACTCTCGCCCTTGCAACCATTGTCGGTGGTATGAGCGCAGTTTCCATGGCGCAGGCTAAAACGCTGAAGATCAGCCACATTCGCCCACAAGGGGCAACTGTTGATCTGGAAGTGAAGGACCTTTCCAAGCAGCTGGAAGCCTTAACTGAAGGCAATCTGAAGCTTAAGATCTTCGCAGCAAGCGCTCTTGGTGATTACACAACCGTTCAGGAACGTATTTCAGTTGGTGCTATCGACATGGCAGTGCAGCCAGCAGCTACCGCTGTTGAACGCAAGATGCAGATCAGCGCTTTCCCATACGTTGCAGAAAACTGGGCGCAGGCGCAAAAGATCTACGGTCCGGGCGGCGCTATTCATGATGCAATGAAGGGCCTTTACGCCAAGCAGGACATCACCATGCTGGCAGCCTACCCGGTTTACTTCGGCGGTATCGCGCTCAACCGTGAGGCTGTGTCTCCAGGTGATCCGAACGTAAGCAAAGGCATCAAAGTTCGTGTTCCCGGCATCAAAAGCTTTCAGCTGACAGCAGATGCACTGGGTTACATCAGCTCGCCAATTCCATTCTCAGAAGCATTCACCTCGGTTCAGACCGGTGTTGTTGATGGTGTGGTTGGTTCCGGCGCAGAAGGCTATTACGCTTCCTTCCGTGATGTTGCAAAAACCTACATCCCAGTGAACACTCACTTTGAAGTCTGGTACCTGATCATCAACTCCGAAAGCCTTGCCGATCTTGATGACAGCTCCCGCGCTGCGTTGATTGAAGCTGCGAAGGAATTTGAAGCAAAGCGTTGGTCTAAAGCGGAATCTGATCAGGGTGCGTTTGAACAAAAACTAGCTGGCTATGGTGCAACTATCGTTCCTCTCTCCGATGATGAACTGGCCGCTGCTGCGAAAAAAGTACGCACAGAGGTTTGGCCACAAATTCTGTCTGACATTGGCGCAGAATGGGGTCAGTCCATTCTCGACAAAATCGAGAAATAA
- a CDS encoding TRAP transporter large permease, whose product MVEIALLSVAVLVILLTLGVPLPYCFGAGLMTMYFVGDVVMKGNMLWGFYQLGNPVLLAIPLFVLAGTIMSVSGIAASLLNFVNIFIGHLRGGLGVVATISCALIGAISGSGLTGVAAIGPLLIPEMEKQGYPRAYATALIANASLLGLLIPPSVTMIVYGWVTDTSILACFLATLGPGLLIMCSFSVVNLRLARKFDLKLEERPQGKAFVKEASSRGFRATPALLMPVIILGGIYGGIMTPTEAAAVAVIYAIPVGFFIYRGLTIKTFLGAGKEAATSVGAIMLMILFSMILSQMFVLESVPQELVEAIFAITDNKVMLLILINVLLFLVGMVVNDVTAIILIAPLLLPLMDAIGISPIQFAAIMGVNTAMGGVTPPYASILYLGARIGKVPVTQVIRPAMVLILFGYLPVVFLTSFWSDLSLFIPRYFGY is encoded by the coding sequence ATGGTTGAGATTGCACTTTTATCCGTCGCCGTTCTTGTCATTCTACTCACGCTTGGTGTGCCCCTGCCGTATTGCTTTGGTGCAGGTCTGATGACCATGTACTTTGTTGGTGATGTTGTCATGAAGGGCAACATGCTGTGGGGCTTCTACCAGCTCGGCAACCCGGTCCTGCTTGCTATTCCGTTGTTTGTCCTTGCTGGGACGATTATGAGTGTGAGTGGCATCGCCGCCAGTTTGCTCAATTTCGTCAATATCTTCATCGGCCATCTGCGTGGTGGTCTTGGTGTTGTGGCAACAATCAGTTGTGCCCTTATTGGCGCAATTTCCGGTTCCGGCCTCACAGGTGTTGCTGCGATTGGTCCTCTGCTCATTCCAGAGATGGAAAAGCAAGGCTACCCGCGTGCCTATGCAACAGCGCTCATCGCCAATGCATCCTTGCTTGGCCTGCTGATCCCGCCAAGCGTGACTATGATTGTATATGGCTGGGTCACGGACACGTCCATTCTGGCTTGTTTCCTCGCAACGCTTGGCCCCGGTCTGCTGATCATGTGCAGCTTCTCGGTGGTGAACCTGCGTCTTGCACGGAAGTTTGACCTGAAGCTTGAAGAACGTCCGCAGGGCAAAGCCTTTGTAAAAGAGGCCAGCTCTCGCGGGTTCAGAGCAACTCCAGCACTGCTTATGCCGGTCATCATTCTTGGTGGCATTTACGGCGGCATCATGACCCCGACAGAAGCGGCCGCTGTGGCTGTGATCTACGCGATCCCTGTTGGTTTCTTTATCTACCGTGGTCTGACTATCAAAACTTTCCTTGGTGCAGGTAAAGAAGCGGCAACATCCGTTGGCGCGATTATGCTGATGATCCTGTTCAGCATGATCCTCTCTCAGATGTTCGTTCTGGAAAGTGTTCCTCAGGAACTTGTGGAAGCTATCTTCGCCATCACAGACAACAAGGTCATGTTGCTGATCCTCATCAACGTCCTGTTGTTCCTCGTTGGCATGGTCGTCAATGATGTGACTGCGATCATTCTGATTGCGCCGCTGCTTTTGCCTCTTATGGATGCAATTGGCATCAGCCCAATCCAGTTTGCCGCAATTATGGGCGTCAATACCGCAATGGGCGGTGTGACCCCACCTTACGCTTCTATCCTTTATCTGGGTGCCCGCATCGGCAAGGTGCCAGTTACTCAGGTCATCCGTCCAGCCATGGTCCTCATCTTGTTTGGGTATCTGCCGGTGGTGTTCCTCACCTCCTTCTGGTCGGATCTGTCTCTCTTCATTCCGCGGTACTTTGGTTACTGA
- a CDS encoding TRAP transporter small permease subunit, with amino-acid sequence MDRFMSLLLTGLICLVALGQFVQVITRYLLEIPVLGLEESLLFPTLWLYMLGAVNASRENSHIRANVLEIVLKTPRQIAILALIGEALSLAIGCWLTYWAWDFTRYSIRVWRESPTLYIPTFYVDISLVVGLVLMMLFTAFQLWRHFNQILTGDFPAPITSSTESPKKEPA; translated from the coding sequence ATGGATCGCTTTATGAGCCTGCTGTTGACGGGGCTGATATGTCTTGTTGCATTAGGCCAATTCGTACAGGTGATTACGCGCTACCTGCTTGAAATTCCAGTTCTGGGACTGGAAGAGAGCCTGCTTTTTCCAACACTCTGGCTATACATGCTTGGCGCCGTGAACGCGTCTCGCGAGAACAGCCATATCCGTGCAAACGTGCTTGAAATCGTTCTCAAAACACCTAGACAGATTGCCATTCTGGCTTTGATTGGCGAGGCCCTGAGTCTTGCAATTGGCTGCTGGCTTACCTACTGGGCGTGGGACTTTACCCGCTATTCTATTCGGGTCTGGAGAGAAAGCCCAACGCTCTACATTCCGACTTTCTACGTTGATATCTCGCTCGTTGTTGGCCTTGTCTTGATGATGCTTTTCACCGCTTTCCAGCTTTGGAGACATTTCAATCAGATCCTGACCGGGGATTTCCCTGCACCGATCACTAGCAGCACAGAATCCCCAAAAAAGGAGCCTGCCTGA